The genome window TTTAAAACAAGCTGGATGATCCTGTTAGAGACCACAGGATCAGTATTGAAAGTATATTTCGCTTTCTTTGGTTGCTCAATTTGATGATTTCTCTGAATTAGTTTTACATCTAGAATTCCCTACTACGTAACATGCATTCAGGAAAAGCAAAATGAATGAGTAATTATTGTAGAAAAAAATCAACATGGGTGCTCTGAAACGACAATCTCAATCTTGCCTTGTTCTGTATTATTTGCATTCTTTATGTTGGGTTTTGAAGTTCCCATCTTGCACTATCTCCTGCACTACTTATCTGAAGAGATGGGATTGACTATTGAGATCAGAAAAAGAGAGGGCGGGGGGGACTACTAAATTAGTCAATATGGATGAGAAATTTGAAGATATTTGCTGTCTATTCTTACAccgttaaaatatatattattaatcataTACTTAATGATCATGAATGAAGTCgcaatatattttcctttcttttgtaaAACCAGCAAGAATTTGACAAATTCCAAATGCAATCTTATTCTTGGAGGAAAAAACGAGAAGACTAAACGTGCAAATTGACATTATACAAAAACAATTGACGGGTAGAATATATACTAAACTCACTGTTACTAAGATGGCTTTTgggacaagaaaataaaattggtcACACAAAATTAAGGTGATGTCACGCAAAATGGTTAAACCTAATTAATTCAAAGTTGGACTGTTAAAACCTGTCACGGAAGACAGAAAGATGACAACAaaacatgcaaataaatttaTGGAACATTTCACACTCTATTAGATGCTCAAAGGACAAGACAATTTGGGTTGATTTCATGTAGAGAAAAAACTGTACACATAAAGTGAAGATTAGctgttattagtttttgtttggTGACTAGCCTTAAGATTTAAGGGAAATTGTTAATGGCGGGCGCAAAAtgtttaaaacttttatatttttactctCTCTCTATGGGGAATGTTACTTTTAGTTTAAGAACACCCACCAACTTAATCATATTAGTTGCATCTTCTCTTGACTCTTAGCAACATGTTTTTCTAAATACTCAAATAGCCAATGAATGAACAAGGTCCAACACTCTATTTGGTGCAACTTATATATACTCTTGATTCTCACCCATCTCTCCCACCCAcccttcatttttttcaaacaaagttAAAGTAGTAACAATGAATCCTTCCTTTCCTTCAAAATCCTTTATGTATGTTGTTcttatcttttgctttcttgGTGCCACCAGATTGTATGCAAGTGACCCTTATCTAACACTGGATTACTATGCATCAAGTTGCCCCACCGTGTTTGACATTGTTAGGAAAGAAATGGAATGTGCAGTGCTTTCTGATCCCCGCAATGCAGCCATGATAGTTCGGCTACACTTCCATGACTGCTTTGTTCAGGTATATAACTTTATTATCTAGTATTGGCAGTGTTTTCACGTGAATAAACAAATTACATAGTACTAGTCATAGTTACTTAATTCTCTCAATAACTTGTATACTGGCTACCAAATTCATTGAATCACGTATTGAAATCTATTTAAAGTCTTATACACAcatattaacatatataatgTACAGAGTAAATTACACCAATATTCTCTGAAGTTTTTGTCAGATTGCACATAATATCTTATTTTCCTATCCCTACACTAATTcccttaattgtttaaaaaacattacatCATATACCCATACAAGGGAGATTGTTGTAAGCACAAGGTGTCGTGTGCaatatgaaaaggaaaaaaaaaatcaaggataTCAGCCTAATTTACTTTAATGTATAAAGTGGATAACCAACCGTGTACCGACACTAACCATATGTAGTCATATTTTATACCCGTACCACGTACCTGGTAATTATGGTACTATTAGTAGTTCTATAGTTTCATTTTTAGAAAGCCAATATGAATCTAATGAGAAAAAAGTAAATACACACTAACAAAATGTTACATTCTTGGGCTCAGGGCTGCGATGGATCAGTTTTGCTTGATGACACAATCACACTTAAAGGTGAGAAAAACGCCGCTACCAACATCCACTCTTTAAAAGGCTTGGGAATTGTTGATAAGATCAAGAACATAGTTGAATCAGAGTGCCCTGGAATTGTTTCTTGCGCTGATATTCTCACTATTGCAGCCAGAGATGCTGTTATTCTGGTAAAAGACACTGCTTGCTTCTAGATTTTATCACATAGTTTATACCATGTTTTTTCATAagctttaatctttaattttctaCATATAAGTTACTAGAATTATGCACATGCCTCTGTCCTCTGATCTTTTGCAGGTAGGTGGACCTTACTGGGATGTTCCTGTGGGAAGGAAGGATTCTGTCACTGCAAATTTTGATCTTGCCAACACCAATCTTGCCACTCCAGATGAGAGCCTTCTGTCTATCATTGCCAAGTTTCTTTACCAAGGACTATCTGTCACGGATATGGTAGCCCTTGCAGGTATATTAATGAATAAAACTTTgaaggtttaaatatgtttttaattttcacaaatatgacaaattttgattttagtcctttaaaaaatcttttgtcaattttagtcctcataaatttatttattttaaatagtatCTATCATCATTTAATGATGATAAGACATGCATTTAGATATGTCACATTAACAATCATTCTAAGATCTGATATACTTAGATATATGTCTCGTCATTTGTAAATGATGATACATATCATTTTTGAAACTTTGAAATATATCAAGACCTAAATGAATATTATTAAACATTTGGAATATTTATGCgaattaacaaatatattaaactaactttgaaaaacaaaaaaagaaaatttattggcTCTTCATTCAGATCCTGAAGACAGTGGGTTTTGTCTGCAGTTGTAGTTGCTACCAGTAGCAGCCAAAACTATATCATGTAAATATGACAACTTCAAGTAAACACGGCAGACAGCTAGACTGCCTAAATAGAACATACAaatgtttgaattaaaacaaGGAAATAACTAACTGAATATATGAATTTCATGACTAATAGaccttaacatttttttaactagtAATGTCACTTATGAGATAGATACAGTTTAATAAACAAATTCTAGATGAAGTGTATGTTACCATCAGGTATATTATTATTCTAGCAAGCTTATAAAGAGTAGTGTCAACTAAGTTTCTAAAAAGATTGTCTTAAGTTTTAACCACAAAAAAACTCATACAATCTATTAAGTTGAACTAACAATAATCATAATATGATCACTAGTATCGTGATCTACCTCCTCATCTTGCCCTGCTGCTCCAAAGATACCTAGCTGTATGTAGCACTTTCTTCATACCACATTTTCTGATCA of Glycine soja cultivar W05 chromosome 1, ASM419377v2, whole genome shotgun sequence contains these proteins:
- the LOC114412717 gene encoding peroxidase 11-like, which produces MNPSFPSKSFMYVVLIFCFLGATRLYASDPYLTLDYYASSCPTVFDIVRKEMECAVLSDPRNAAMIVRLHFHDCFVQGCDGSVLLDDTITLKGEKNAATNIHSLKGLGIVDKIKNIVESECPGIVSCADILTIAARDAVILVGGPYWDVPVGRKDSVTANFDLANTNLATPDESLLSIIAKFLYQGLSVTDMVALAGAHTIGMAQCKNFRSRIYGDFESTSMKNPISESHLSNLKSVCPPMGGGDNNITAMDYMTPNLFDNSFYQLLLNGEGLLNSDQEMYSSVFGIETRQLVKKYAADPLAFFRQFSESMVKMGNITNSESFFTGEVRKNCRFVNT